In the genome of Gloeotrichia echinulata CP02, one region contains:
- the hpsA gene encoding hormogonium polysaccharide biosynthesis protein HpsA gives MSKKRQPVKAIHKLFNKASKQFLSAIKKQIIWLLRTFFTTRRKRSSVNAGFVLPTVVLVSLVLVLVTTAILFRSFDRSKNANNVRVNETVIRTAAPALDRAKAKLDKLFIDPRLPRSTPTDVSLSQVINDNINEYTFGDETQLKLVKDVNGDGSIADDENIKSVWKYPVDTDNDGKFDSFTLYGIYFRTPTSTRARSPLEARAQPMDEGATSGRCVSNVATSADLVGSQGWYKVGGKLKRSIFVYTTTVPITDKPTKETFGNDHTKYEKFTSNKGFVALEYQQDRERIPLSNNAVVYEDDLEITPGAGINLNGRIFTNGNFLTRKFGSDIRFYLVSSPKSCYYSEENSKIVVAGNVINSRVNETSKGSSVQVDLFDKNYDVTNLTLSTSTIDDTNKSVPQAVYGNTAAYNDKAYVDRIQRLIDATNTSYPDNTSLPDEVQNSINSDLIADPTLDKVKLRDDKLKIYFRKRTRRVPYVEVPFDKGEDALKYGSVDYKTNSPLQGSGNSLRPVDAWAFPFSPSDGTTATGYAGISVKTNSTKKLYLSATDPLVQLKDGKETLLGDRVLVGNNMPETWYDSSASANKFVASPDQGQLISGREWDNNTNARKRYSQAYQLDNLGVTDRDGFWEKSAAQQPTGPLDVVGGLRVITGAGIYLPNDYNPSTKTFNNTIKTVWPDTMATGVTSQSQGLPNDKTPYLQMRTTVVYHYQDDPYDPKTPTNYQTPIACVSSYYDPTNKDAAMNQSGLPNVRDRTTNRALTGLPTVSDTTGKSNNGVVYSASSLATTGYTDILNYQAALKYPNGRLVNERLSSALAKIAASGNLTLSEQSAVDSAMCALKILDGTIGNPTDAAIPHGAIMETAFLDARQIKAIDKTVNSANYDLGIEFRQPLEIRATVLDLDLLRRKAKNNGEFLFPNSGVIYATRDDALPDQSDATSPDVSATDFRLDPTRRPNGIMLINGRDLSRNSTYQAAEKGLILTSNLPVYIQGDFNKHTKEEFTELNAWGDDFYKRKTLDSDFACRKGQFSSCTTGETWRPATVLADAITVLSSNFKLGYRQDGDYDLSDNYGNYPEGYDLNGISGLETTQITLDETAIKFDLNVDGDMLDTAINTLDETALKADINSDGDTTDTAVPITESNIIATVAARLNGFWDNNFVTSRSVIDSRNVIDSDYSTSSGTGPGSSYFNNFVTPIQRRGSFPEYVMEICRKSIITACKPDDWVVGTVDDPNLKASQLIPNNSSYTVNKLRAGTTARPASPKTEQSFPRRVAFLRDSSGNLILTGTAPNLRPIPLGIKKGTDVTKTTTDLIVDSGQVNYYPFDDVTLNSVPYPAYSSSNRPRLHYNALWFKTDNASVANYGQNYFLWIENRTGLTNTRKIDQPLLVPVLQLQYTSISPAANTATLSNGLDATSLNWMQRATATETNLVFAQGNTPERPPVSNLGETNGGLENFVRYLETWDLGTTTINHKAAGSFIQFKRSSYATAPWQTLIASPTPTGLIFGYPQSYQAATANSGRSPFYAAPSRSWGYDVALLTQLPDLFSQRFTAPGLNPPNEFYREVGRDDNWVKTLLCAVQESTLSGGYENAAAAYNVTTPTAISYKYAIRSDQRPSTCP, from the coding sequence ATGTCTAAAAAACGCCAGCCAGTCAAGGCAATACATAAACTATTCAATAAAGCTAGCAAGCAGTTTTTATCTGCTATTAAAAAGCAAATAATTTGGCTATTACGAACTTTTTTTACTACCAGGAGAAAACGAAGTTCAGTCAACGCTGGGTTTGTGTTACCAACAGTAGTGTTAGTATCTCTAGTATTAGTACTGGTGACAACTGCAATTTTATTTCGATCTTTTGATCGGTCGAAAAATGCCAATAATGTTCGCGTAAATGAGACGGTTATTAGAACAGCCGCACCTGCTCTTGATCGCGCCAAAGCCAAATTAGACAAGTTATTTATAGACCCTAGATTGCCCCGATCAACCCCAACAGATGTATCCTTGAGCCAAGTCATTAATGACAATATTAACGAATATACATTTGGTGATGAAACACAATTAAAATTGGTTAAGGATGTTAATGGCGACGGCTCTATTGCTGACGATGAAAATATCAAATCAGTGTGGAAATATCCTGTTGATACTGATAATGATGGCAAATTTGATAGTTTCACTCTCTATGGCATTTATTTTCGGACTCCTACTAGTACCAGAGCCAGAAGTCCCCTAGAAGCAAGGGCGCAACCAATGGACGAAGGTGCTACAAGTGGTCGATGTGTGAGTAATGTGGCTACTAGTGCTGACTTAGTAGGTAGTCAAGGTTGGTATAAAGTTGGTGGTAAGCTTAAGAGAAGCATTTTTGTTTACACAACTACAGTACCGATCACAGATAAACCAACTAAAGAGACATTTGGTAATGACCATACCAAGTATGAGAAGTTTACAAGCAATAAAGGTTTTGTTGCTTTAGAGTATCAGCAAGATAGAGAGCGGATTCCATTGAGCAATAATGCAGTCGTCTACGAAGATGATTTAGAAATAACCCCTGGAGCAGGGATAAATTTGAATGGACGCATTTTTACTAATGGTAATTTTCTGACCAGAAAATTCGGTAGTGATATCAGATTTTATCTAGTAAGCAGTCCTAAATCTTGCTATTATTCAGAGGAAAATAGCAAGATTGTTGTCGCTGGAAATGTGATCAATAGCCGCGTTAATGAAACTTCCAAGGGTAGCAGTGTACAAGTAGATTTATTTGACAAAAATTATGATGTCACTAACCTAACCCTCAGCACTTCTACTATTGATGACACAAATAAGTCTGTACCTCAAGCTGTCTATGGTAATACCGCAGCTTACAATGATAAGGCATATGTTGACCGTATTCAGCGGTTAATAGATGCAACAAATACTAGCTATCCAGATAACACCTCTCTTCCAGACGAAGTTCAGAACAGCATTAACAGCGATCTAATTGCTGACCCAACCCTTGACAAGGTAAAACTACGTGATGATAAGCTAAAAATCTACTTTAGAAAGAGGACTCGACGGGTTCCTTATGTTGAAGTTCCTTTTGATAAAGGTGAAGATGCACTTAAATATGGCAGCGTTGATTATAAAACAAACAGCCCGCTGCAAGGAAGTGGAAACTCCCTACGACCAGTGGATGCATGGGCATTTCCCTTCAGTCCATCCGATGGTACAACTGCTACTGGTTATGCTGGGATAAGCGTTAAAACCAATAGTACAAAAAAACTTTATCTATCGGCGACAGACCCACTTGTACAACTAAAAGATGGAAAAGAAACTCTATTAGGCGATCGCGTTTTAGTTGGCAACAATATGCCCGAAACCTGGTATGATTCGAGTGCGAGTGCAAATAAATTTGTCGCTTCACCAGATCAAGGACAGCTGATTTCTGGTAGAGAGTGGGATAACAATACTAATGCTCGCAAACGCTACTCCCAGGCTTACCAATTAGACAACTTAGGCGTTACAGACCGGGACGGCTTTTGGGAAAAATCAGCAGCCCAACAACCCACAGGGCCTCTGGATGTGGTCGGGGGCTTAAGAGTCATTACAGGTGCTGGTATTTACTTGCCTAATGACTACAACCCTAGTACCAAGACTTTTAATAACACAATAAAGACAGTCTGGCCAGATACAATGGCAACTGGTGTGACTAGTCAGAGTCAAGGCTTACCTAATGATAAAACACCCTATCTGCAAATGCGGACTACAGTAGTTTATCATTACCAAGATGACCCCTACGATCCCAAAACTCCCACAAACTATCAAACTCCCATCGCCTGTGTCAGCAGCTATTACGACCCTACAAATAAAGATGCAGCGATGAATCAGTCAGGTTTACCAAATGTTAGGGACAGAACTACTAACAGGGCTTTAACAGGGCTACCCACAGTTAGTGATACTACTGGCAAATCTAATAATGGTGTTGTCTACTCAGCTTCCTCTCTGGCTACAACAGGTTATACAGACATATTAAATTACCAAGCAGCACTAAAATACCCTAATGGACGCCTAGTCAATGAACGACTTAGCAGTGCTTTGGCTAAAATCGCAGCTAGTGGAAATCTGACGCTTTCAGAACAATCGGCTGTAGATTCTGCCATGTGTGCTTTAAAAATTTTAGATGGCACTATTGGCAATCCTACAGATGCTGCAATTCCGCATGGTGCTATTATGGAAACTGCTTTTCTTGATGCCAGACAAATTAAGGCAATTGATAAGACTGTAAATTCTGCAAACTATGATTTGGGTATTGAATTCCGTCAGCCATTAGAAATTCGTGCCACCGTCTTGGATTTGGATTTATTGCGCCGAAAAGCCAAGAATAATGGCGAGTTTCTATTTCCCAATAGTGGGGTTATTTATGCCACCCGTGATGATGCACTTCCAGACCAAAGCGATGCTACCAGTCCAGATGTGAGTGCGACAGATTTTAGGCTAGACCCTACTCGCCGTCCTAATGGCATCATGTTGATTAATGGTCGTGACTTAAGTCGTAACTCTACCTATCAAGCAGCAGAAAAGGGTCTGATATTGACATCTAATCTGCCAGTTTATATCCAAGGAGATTTCAACAAGCACACCAAGGAAGAGTTCACAGAATTAAACGCCTGGGGTGATGACTTCTATAAACGTAAAACCCTCGATTCTGACTTCGCCTGTCGCAAGGGTCAGTTTTCTAGTTGCACGACTGGTGAAACTTGGCGACCAGCCACAGTACTTGCTGATGCGATTACGGTTTTGTCTAGTAATTTCAAATTGGGCTACCGCCAAGATGGAGATTATGACCTCAGCGACAATTATGGTAATTATCCTGAAGGCTATGACCTTAACGGTATTTCTGGTCTAGAAACAACACAAATAACACTAGATGAAACAGCAATTAAATTTGACCTAAATGTTGATGGTGATATGCTTGATACTGCCATCAATACTTTAGATGAAACAGCCCTGAAGGCTGACATCAATAGTGATGGCGATACGACAGACACAGCAGTACCAATTACTGAAAGCAATATCATTGCCACAGTCGCTGCTAGGTTAAACGGCTTTTGGGATAACAACTTCGTCACCAGCCGTAGTGTTATAGACAGCCGTAATGTTATAGATAGTGACTACTCTACTAGTAGTGGTACAGGCCCAGGTAGCTCTTACTTCAACAACTTTGTTACCCCAATTCAACGCCGGGGATCATTTCCAGAGTACGTCATGGAAATTTGTCGCAAATCAATAATTACAGCCTGCAAGCCCGATGATTGGGTGGTTGGTACGGTTGATGATCCTAATTTAAAAGCAAGTCAACTAATACCAAATAATTCTAGTTATACCGTTAATAAGCTCAGAGCAGGTACTACAGCTAGACCGGCGTCGCCGAAAACAGAACAGAGCTTCCCTCGCCGAGTAGCATTCCTGCGGGACTCTAGCGGTAACTTAATCTTAACTGGTACGGCTCCTAATCTCAGACCAATACCTTTAGGAATCAAAAAGGGTACTGATGTTACCAAGACTACTACAGATTTAATAGTTGACTCAGGACAGGTAAATTATTATCCTTTTGATGATGTTACGTTAAATAGTGTTCCATACCCAGCATACAGTTCTAGCAACAGACCTAGACTACACTACAACGCTTTGTGGTTTAAGACAGATAATGCCTCCGTAGCCAATTATGGTCAGAACTATTTTCTGTGGATTGAAAATCGCACTGGACTTACTAATACTAGAAAGATAGACCAACCTTTGTTAGTACCAGTATTGCAACTTCAGTATACCTCCATATCTCCAGCAGCAAACACAGCTACTCTGAGCAACGGTCTAGATGCAACGTCTTTAAACTGGATGCAACGTGCTACTGCAACAGAAACCAATTTGGTGTTTGCTCAAGGTAATACTCCAGAACGCCCTCCAGTCTCTAACCTTGGTGAAACTAATGGAGGTTTGGAAAACTTTGTACGTTACTTAGAAACTTGGGACTTGGGTACTACCACCATAAATCACAAAGCTGCTGGTTCTTTCATCCAATTTAAACGTAGTAGCTATGCTACAGCCCCTTGGCAAACTCTGATTGCTTCCCCAACACCAACAGGTCTGATTTTTGGATACCCGCAATCTTATCAAGCAGCCACAGCCAATTCGGGTCGTTCACCTTTTTATGCTGCTCCTAGCCGTTCCTGGGGTTATGACGTGGCTTTGCTGACCCAGCTACCTGACTTATTCTCGCAGCGTTTTACAGCACCAGGACTCAACCCGCCTAATGAGTTTTATCGAGAAGTTGGTCGAGATGACAATTGGGTGAAAACTTTGCTCTGTGCAGTCCAAGAAAGCACCTTATCTGGTGGCTATGAAAACGCTGCTGCTGCATATAACGTCACTACTCCAACTGCTATTAGCTACAAATACGCTATTAGGTCAGACCAACGTCCTAGTACCTGCCCTTAA
- the rpmB gene encoding 50S ribosomal protein L28, translating to MSRRCDLTGKKANNAFSISHSHRRTKRLQQANLQTKRVWWAGGNRWVKLKLSTKAIKSLEIKGLEAMAKEAGINLNHY from the coding sequence ATGTCTCGTCGCTGTGATCTAACTGGTAAAAAGGCAAATAACGCCTTTTCAATTTCTCACTCCCACCGCCGCACCAAACGCCTTCAGCAAGCCAACCTGCAAACCAAGCGCGTTTGGTGGGCGGGTGGAAATCGTTGGGTGAAACTGAAGCTGTCTACCAAAGCAATCAAAAGCCTAGAAATTAAAGGTTTAGAAGCAATGGCAAAAGAAGCTGGTATTAACCTCAATCACTACTAA
- the htpG gene encoding molecular chaperone HtpG, with amino-acid sequence MLEQGTISIHTENIFPIIKKSLYSDHQIFLRELVSNAVDAIQKLKMVSRAGDYAGDIGEPEIQIAIDKNNKTVSISDNGIGMTAEEVKKYINQVAFSSAEEFIHKYQGKSDQPIIGHFGLGFYSSFMVAQKVEIDTLSYQEGAQAVHWSCDGSPAFTLDESTRTTRGTTITLTLQAEEEDYLESARIKNLVKTYCDFMPVPIKLEGEVLNQQKAPWRESPTNLSKEEYLEFYRYLYPFQEEPLLWVHLNTDYPFIINGILYFPKMKPDVDVTKGQIKLFCNQVFVSDNCEEIIPQFLTPMRGVIDSTDIPLNVSRSALQGDRTVRKIGDYIAKKVGDRLKELYRDNREQYINAWKDLSTFVKFGVLNDEKFKKQVEDIIIFRTTAKVAEKAPAETPAVEVQSQEGDLWQDITPKPSSPENTGLSTPYTTLKEYLERNKERHENRVFYATDETTQTTYIELHKSQGLEVLFLDSFIDTHFINFLEREYNDVKFTRVDSDLDNTLLDQDKSGEIVDPKTNKTRTEVIKELFEKALNKPRLNIRTEALKSENPLGTPPAMVLLPEILRRLREMNAMMQQQTTEFPEDHILLVNTAHPLIQNLANLNQGSIIQADGQSPTNPLVNLICQHVYDLALMSQKGFDADGMKSFVERSNDVLTKLTEQVSK; translated from the coding sequence ATGCTAGAACAAGGAACTATCAGTATCCATACTGAGAATATTTTCCCGATTATCAAGAAATCACTCTACTCTGACCATCAAATTTTCTTGCGAGAACTGGTATCCAATGCTGTAGACGCTATCCAAAAGCTAAAAATGGTATCCCGTGCTGGGGATTATGCTGGTGACATTGGCGAACCAGAAATTCAAATCGCTATCGACAAAAACAACAAAACTGTTTCCATTTCCGATAATGGTATCGGGATGACCGCTGAGGAAGTAAAAAAATATATCAATCAGGTTGCTTTCTCTAGTGCGGAAGAATTTATTCACAAGTATCAAGGTAAATCAGATCAACCGATTATCGGTCACTTCGGTCTTGGTTTCTACTCCTCCTTCATGGTCGCGCAAAAAGTCGAAATCGATACCCTATCATACCAAGAGGGGGCGCAGGCCGTTCACTGGAGTTGTGATGGTTCCCCTGCGTTCACCCTAGATGAATCAACCCGCACAACTCGCGGTACCACCATTACCCTCACTCTCCAGGCGGAAGAAGAAGATTATTTAGAATCAGCACGAATTAAGAATCTTGTCAAGACCTATTGCGACTTCATGCCAGTTCCCATCAAACTGGAAGGTGAAGTATTAAATCAGCAAAAGGCACCTTGGCGGGAATCTCCCACCAACCTCAGCAAAGAAGAGTATTTAGAATTTTACCGCTACCTGTATCCTTTTCAGGAAGAGCCTTTACTGTGGGTACATCTAAATACAGATTATCCCTTTATCATCAACGGAATTCTATATTTTCCCAAAATGAAGCCCGATGTCGATGTGACAAAAGGGCAAATCAAGCTATTTTGTAATCAAGTTTTCGTGAGCGACAACTGCGAAGAAATTATCCCGCAATTTCTGACACCGATGCGGGGTGTAATTGATAGCACCGATATTCCCCTCAACGTATCGCGCAGTGCTTTGCAAGGCGATCGCACCGTGCGGAAAATCGGCGATTATATAGCCAAGAAAGTAGGCGATCGCCTCAAGGAACTTTACCGCGACAACCGCGAACAATATATTAATGCTTGGAAGGATCTCAGTACATTCGTCAAATTTGGCGTTCTCAATGACGAGAAATTTAAAAAACAAGTCGAAGACATCATCATCTTCCGCACCACAGCGAAAGTAGCAGAAAAAGCCCCAGCCGAAACACCCGCCGTTGAAGTACAATCCCAAGAAGGCGACCTTTGGCAAGATATTACCCCCAAACCCAGCAGCCCTGAAAATACAGGACTCAGCACTCCCTATACAACCCTGAAAGAATACCTAGAGCGTAACAAAGAACGCCACGAAAACCGCGTTTTCTACGCCACCGATGAAACCACCCAAACAACATACATAGAATTACACAAAAGTCAAGGTTTGGAAGTCCTATTTTTGGACTCCTTCATTGACACCCATTTCATTAACTTCCTAGAAAGGGAATATAATGATGTGAAATTTACACGGGTAGACTCCGACCTAGATAATACCCTGTTGGATCAAGATAAATCCGGGGAAATAGTTGACCCCAAAACCAACAAAACCCGGACTGAGGTCATCAAAGAGTTATTCGAGAAAGCCCTCAACAAACCTAGGCTGAATATTCGCACCGAAGCCTTAAAATCCGAGAATCCCCTAGGGACACCACCAGCAATGGTGCTATTACCAGAAATTCTCCGCCGCCTGCGGGAAATGAACGCCATGATGCAGCAGCAGACAACAGAATTTCCTGAAGACCATATTCTACTGGTAAATACAGCTCATCCCTTAATTCAAAATCTCGCGAATCTCAATCAAGGTAGTATTATTCAAGCTGATGGTCAGTCACCGACAAATCCCTTGGTAAACTTAATTTGCCAACACGTCTACGATTTAGCACTGATGTCACAGAAAGGATTTGACGCCGACGGAATGAAATCCTTCGTCGAACGCTCAAATGATGTACTCACCAAGCTGACAGAACAAGTTAGCAAGTAG
- a CDS encoding glycosyltransferase family 4 protein produces MKLAYVSTYDILNTSGWTKHNVGNYGSNYYIFQTLAQQSISIENVSNFQKKYSWLTKSKWSFYRYFFHQDYYRWADPIVSKNYAAQIDKQLSNLDVDIILCTEGSAPIAYLNCQKPLVLWVDTVLAALIDFYPYLSNLCQETKKSIYQLEKLALDKSSLVIFASEWAAKKATEIYNLEQNKIQIITRGSNLELKPERTIEDIKLLLKSRSTEIYKLIFIGIDWQRKGGNIALDVSKELKKMGFNIELKIIGDLPKDSGNLPDFVKPVGYINKSTPAGKQHFYDLLADSHFLILPTQADVTPNVLIEANAFGVPCVTTDLAGIPSIIKNDLNGKTFPVDADIRDYCNYIADYLTDEQKYEKLALSSFNEYINRLNWSIAGQTAKKLFLDLQPFSGK; encoded by the coding sequence ATGAAACTAGCTTATGTAAGTACCTATGATATTCTGAACACTTCAGGCTGGACAAAACATAATGTCGGAAATTATGGGTCAAATTATTACATATTTCAAACCTTAGCACAACAGAGTATATCTATTGAGAATGTAAGTAATTTCCAGAAAAAATATTCTTGGTTAACTAAAAGTAAATGGAGTTTTTATAGATACTTCTTTCACCAAGATTATTATAGATGGGCTGACCCAATAGTCAGTAAAAATTATGCAGCCCAAATTGATAAACAGTTGTCTAATCTAGATGTAGATATCATCTTGTGTACAGAAGGGTCTGCACCAATAGCATATCTGAATTGTCAAAAACCATTAGTGCTTTGGGTGGATACAGTTTTAGCAGCATTGATAGATTTCTATCCATATTTAAGCAATCTTTGCCAAGAAACCAAAAAAAGCATTTATCAGCTAGAGAAATTAGCTTTAGATAAATCTAGTTTAGTCATTTTTGCATCGGAATGGGCGGCTAAAAAAGCCACAGAAATTTACAATTTAGAGCAAAATAAAATCCAAATCATTACTAGAGGCTCAAATCTAGAATTAAAGCCAGAGAGAACGATTGAAGATATTAAACTTTTGCTAAAATCGAGAAGTACAGAGATTTACAAATTGATTTTTATTGGCATTGATTGGCAAAGAAAAGGAGGTAATATCGCCCTAGATGTAAGTAAAGAGTTAAAAAAAATGGGCTTTAATATAGAACTCAAAATTATCGGCGATTTACCAAAAGATAGCGGAAATCTCCCAGATTTTGTCAAGCCAGTAGGATACATTAACAAGTCTACACCTGCAGGCAAGCAACATTTTTATGATTTGCTCGCTGATTCTCATTTTCTCATTTTACCGACTCAGGCAGATGTAACTCCTAATGTATTAATTGAAGCCAACGCTTTTGGTGTTCCTTGCGTAACCACCGATTTAGCAGGCATTCCTAGTATTATCAAAAATGACCTAAATGGCAAAACTTTTCCTGTAGATGCCGATATCAGAGATTACTGTAACTATATTGCAGATTATCTTACTGATGAGCAAAAATATGAAAAATTGGCTCTTTCATCATTTAATGAATATATAAATCGTTTAAATTGGTCGATAGCTGGTCAAACTGCTAAAAAGTTGTTTCTGGATTTACAGCCATTTTCAGGTAAATAG
- a CDS encoding glycosyltransferase family 4 protein, giving the protein MKVIAYPAFKTKYKNPYNWLLYTNMLKQDVTVEEFSPKKILLEKYDIFHVHWVVETIVRHPHPLIVWMRAIIMLILIDWAKIRGTRIIWTIHDENPHFILHVRIADWFQKEFIKRIDGYISLSGAGKDIAENCLAPLKDKPCCILPAGHYRDFYPNQITRNQARIELNLPDNYRILLFFGYIDIYKNVPHLIKIFRQLAPPDWLLVVAGKIERPHLENEILSASENDDKIKLVLKYVPDDQVQLYFKAAELVVLPFKEILNSGSALLALSFDCPILAPHLGSMPELHSEVGEDWMKLYTGELTQENLQEGLNWSIQQPRPQSPPLDKLDWYSLSQKNAEFYRLIKR; this is encoded by the coding sequence ATGAAAGTAATCGCCTATCCAGCCTTTAAAACTAAATATAAAAATCCTTATAATTGGCTTTTATATACAAATATGTTAAAACAAGACGTAACAGTAGAAGAATTTTCGCCCAAAAAGATTCTGCTAGAAAAATATGATATTTTTCATGTTCATTGGGTAGTCGAAACGATTGTTAGACATCCTCATCCATTAATAGTATGGATGAGAGCTATAATTATGCTCATCTTGATAGACTGGGCAAAGATTAGGGGAACTCGTATTATCTGGACAATTCATGATGAAAACCCCCATTTTATATTACATGTAAGGATAGCAGATTGGTTTCAAAAAGAATTTATCAAACGCATTGATGGGTATATTAGTTTAAGTGGAGCCGGAAAAGATATCGCAGAAAATTGTTTAGCGCCTTTAAAAGATAAACCCTGTTGTATTCTTCCTGCTGGACACTATCGAGATTTTTATCCTAATCAAATTACCCGTAATCAAGCAAGAATAGAACTAAATCTACCTGATAACTATCGAATACTGCTATTTTTTGGTTATATAGATATTTACAAAAATGTCCCACATTTAATCAAGATTTTTCGACAGTTAGCTCCGCCAGATTGGTTATTAGTAGTCGCAGGGAAAATAGAACGTCCTCACTTGGAGAACGAAATATTATCTGCATCGGAAAATGATGACAAAATTAAGTTGGTTTTGAAATATGTACCCGATGATCAAGTTCAGCTATATTTCAAAGCTGCGGAATTAGTTGTTTTACCGTTTAAAGAAATTCTCAATTCTGGAAGTGCTTTATTAGCGCTTTCCTTCGACTGTCCTATTTTAGCCCCTCACCTAGGTTCTATGCCAGAACTTCATTCAGAAGTGGGAGAAGATTGGATGAAACTTTATACTGGGGAATTAACCCAAGAAAATCTCCAGGAAGGCTTAAATTGGTCGATACAGCAACCACGTCCGCAAAGTCCACCCCTAGACAAATTAGATTGGTATAGTTTAAGTCAAAAAAACGCGGAATTTTATCGGTTAATTAAGAGGTAA